The following are encoded together in the Pectobacterium wasabiae CFBP 3304 genome:
- the rbfA gene encoding 30S ribosome-binding factor RbfA, whose product MAKEFSRTQRVAQEMQKEIAIIIQREVKDPRIGMATVSGVEVSRDLAYAKVFVTFLNDNEPEQVKIAVKALQDASGFIRMMIGKAMRLRVVPELTFSYDNSLVEGMRMSNLVTNVVRNDTERRSVTGEDQED is encoded by the coding sequence ATGGCAAAAGAATTCAGCCGCACCCAGCGCGTTGCGCAGGAAATGCAAAAAGAAATCGCCATTATCATTCAACGTGAAGTGAAAGATCCGCGCATTGGCATGGCGACCGTATCCGGAGTGGAAGTTTCTCGCGATCTGGCCTATGCCAAGGTTTTTGTGACCTTCCTGAATGATAACGAGCCAGAGCAAGTTAAAATCGCGGTGAAAGCACTGCAAGATGCGTCTGGCTTTATCCGTATGATGATTGGCAAGGCAATGCGCTTGCGTGTTGTTCCAGAATTAACCTTCTCCTATGACAACTCATTGGTTGAAGGGATGAGAATGTCCAATCTGGTGACTAATGTGGTCAGAAATGATACGGAACGACGTTCTGTTACGGGCGAAGATCAGGAGGATTAA
- the nusA gene encoding transcription termination factor NusA: protein MNKEILAVVEAVSNEKSLPREKIFEALETALATATKKKYEQEIDVRVSIDRKTGDFDTFRRWLVVNEVTLPTREITLDAAQFEDPSLDVGGYVEDQIESVTFDRITTQTAKQVIVQKVREAERAMVVDQFREQEGEIITGVVKKVNRDNISLEVRPIDGSNTGAEAVIGREDMLPRENFRPGDRIRGVLYSVRPEARGAQLFVSRSRPEMLVELFRIEVPEIGEEIIEIKAAARDPGSRAKIAVKTNDKRIDPVGACVGMRGARVQAVSSELGGERIDIILWDDNPAQFVINAMAPADVVSIVVDEDTCTMDIAVESSNLAQAIGRNGQNVRLASQLLKQHRSDDRWELNVMTVEDLQAKHQAEAHAAIDVFTKHLDIDEEFATVLVEEGFSSLEELAYVPIKELLAIEGFDEETVEALRERAKAALTTLALAHEESLGDGQPAEDLLSLPGLSRELAFKLAAIGVCTLEDLAEQGVDDLTDIEELNDEQAGELIMAARNICWFGDDNE from the coding sequence ATGAACAAAGAGATTCTGGCTGTTGTTGAAGCAGTTTCCAATGAGAAATCCCTTCCGCGCGAGAAGATTTTTGAGGCGTTGGAAACCGCACTGGCGACAGCAACCAAGAAAAAATACGAGCAGGAAATTGATGTTCGCGTCAGTATCGATCGTAAAACCGGCGATTTTGATACCTTTCGTCGTTGGTTGGTGGTGAATGAAGTCACTCTGCCAACTCGTGAAATTACGCTTGATGCCGCGCAGTTTGAAGATCCTTCTCTTGATGTTGGCGGTTATGTTGAAGATCAAATCGAATCCGTAACCTTTGACCGTATTACTACGCAAACGGCAAAACAGGTTATCGTACAGAAAGTTCGTGAAGCTGAACGTGCGATGGTTGTCGATCAGTTCCGTGAGCAAGAAGGCGAAATTATCACCGGTGTCGTGAAGAAGGTGAACCGTGATAATATTTCACTTGAAGTCAGACCGATTGATGGTTCCAACACCGGTGCAGAAGCCGTCATTGGCCGTGAAGACATGCTGCCTCGTGAAAATTTCCGCCCTGGCGACCGTATTCGTGGCGTGCTGTACTCTGTTCGTCCAGAAGCTCGCGGTGCTCAACTGTTTGTCAGCCGTTCCCGTCCGGAAATGCTGGTTGAACTCTTCCGCATTGAAGTGCCAGAAATCGGTGAAGAAATTATCGAAATTAAGGCAGCGGCCCGCGATCCGGGTTCACGTGCGAAAATTGCAGTGAAGACGAATGACAAGCGTATCGATCCTGTTGGTGCTTGTGTTGGTATGCGTGGTGCACGTGTACAGGCCGTCTCCAGTGAACTGGGCGGCGAGCGTATTGATATCATTCTGTGGGATGACAATCCTGCACAGTTTGTGATCAATGCCATGGCACCTGCCGATGTGGTATCGATCGTCGTTGATGAAGATACCTGCACGATGGATATCGCCGTTGAGTCGAGTAATCTGGCTCAGGCGATTGGTCGCAACGGGCAGAACGTCCGTCTGGCTTCCCAACTGTTGAAACAGCATCGTTCTGACGATCGTTGGGAACTGAACGTGATGACAGTGGAAGATCTTCAAGCCAAGCATCAGGCCGAAGCACATGCTGCAATCGACGTCTTTACCAAGCACCTTGATATTGATGAAGAATTTGCCACTGTGCTGGTTGAAGAAGGTTTCTCCTCACTTGAAGAATTGGCCTACGTACCAATCAAGGAACTGTTGGCTATCGAAGGCTTCGATGAAGAAACCGTTGAAGCATTGCGTGAGCGTGCTAAAGCTGCATTAACAACGCTGGCACTGGCGCATGAAGAAAGCCTTGGTGACGGTCAACCTGCTGAAGACTTGCTTAGCTTGCCTGGGCTGTCGCGCGAGTTGGCGTTCAAGCTTGCTGCGATCGGTGTTTGTACGCTGGAAGATCTTGCTGAACAGGGCGTTGACGACCTGACAGATATTGAAGAGCTCAATGATGAGCAAGCGGGCGAATTGATTATGGCCGCACGTAATATCTGTTGGTTTGGCGACGACAACGAATAA
- the infB gene encoding translation initiation factor IF-2, which yields MTDVTVKSLAAEIQTPVDRLVQQFADAGMTKSESDSVTQHEKETLLAHLNRDRGNAPSKLTLQRKTRSTLNVPSTGGKSKSVQIEVRKTRTYVKRDPIDAQRAEEEEQARREAEEQAQRAAEEQAKREADLRETAEKAKRAADEQAKREAAEKAKRDVAEKEKVTNQQNENMTKPAQSEKAKREAEAAELKRKAEETARLKVEEEARRIAEEARRMAEENAGRWEAESATKPEESADYHVTTSHHAREAEDENDRQVEGERRTRTRAAKVTKQKKGNRQSESKADREEARAVTRGGKGKRKPSSLQQSFNKPAQAVNRDVVIGETVTVAELANKMAVKGSQVIKTMMKLGAMATINQVIDQETAQLVAEEMGHKVILRRENELEEAVMSDRDMGVAAESRAPVVTIMGHVDHGKTSLLDYIRSTKVAAGEAGGITQHIGAYHVETDNGMITFLDTPGHAAFTAMRARGAQATDIVVLVVAADDGVMPQTIEAIQHAKAAQVPVVVAVNKIDKPDADPDRVKTELSQYGIMPEEWGGESQFVHVSAKAGTGIDELLDAILLQAEVLELKAVRSGMANGVVIESFLDKGRGPVATVLVREGTLNKGDIVLCGFEYGRVRAMRDELGREITFAGPSIPVEILGMSGVPAAGDEATVVRDEKKAREVALYRQGKFREVKLARQQKSKLENMFANMTEGEVSELNIVLKSDVQGSCEAISDSLQKLSTDEVKVKIVGSGVGGITETDATLAAASNAIILGFNVRADASARRVVEAESLDLRYYSVIYDLIDEVKQAMSGMLAPEYKQEIIGLAEVRDVFKSPKFGAIAGCMVTEGIVKRHNKIRVLRDNVVIYEGELESLRRFKDDVNEVRNGMECGIGVKNYNDVRPGDMIEVFETIEIKRTIA from the coding sequence ATGACAGATGTAACCGTAAAATCGCTGGCCGCAGAGATTCAAACTCCGGTGGACCGCCTGGTACAGCAGTTTGCTGATGCGGGAATGACCAAGTCTGAATCGGACTCTGTGACCCAGCATGAAAAAGAAACGTTATTAGCGCATCTGAACCGCGATCGCGGTAATGCGCCGAGTAAATTAACGCTGCAGCGCAAAACACGTAGCACGTTAAATGTCCCTAGCACCGGTGGTAAAAGTAAGTCGGTGCAGATCGAAGTCCGCAAGACACGCACTTATGTAAAACGCGATCCGATTGATGCCCAACGGGCTGAAGAGGAAGAGCAGGCACGGCGTGAAGCGGAAGAACAGGCACAACGTGCCGCTGAAGAGCAGGCTAAACGCGAGGCCGATCTGCGCGAAACTGCTGAGAAAGCGAAGCGTGCTGCCGACGAGCAAGCCAAACGTGAAGCCGCTGAAAAAGCTAAGCGTGATGTAGCGGAAAAAGAAAAAGTGACGAACCAACAAAACGAAAATATGACCAAGCCAGCTCAGTCTGAGAAAGCGAAACGTGAAGCGGAAGCTGCCGAACTTAAACGTAAAGCAGAAGAAACTGCGCGTCTTAAAGTTGAAGAAGAAGCGCGTCGTATTGCTGAAGAAGCTCGCCGTATGGCTGAAGAAAACGCCGGACGCTGGGAAGCGGAAAGTGCGACTAAACCTGAAGAATCTGCCGATTATCACGTGACAACGTCTCATCATGCCCGTGAAGCAGAAGATGAAAACGACCGTCAGGTTGAGGGTGAACGCCGTACCCGTACCCGCGCCGCTAAAGTCACCAAGCAGAAGAAAGGCAATCGCCAGTCTGAGTCCAAAGCTGACCGTGAAGAAGCGCGTGCCGTTACCCGTGGCGGTAAAGGCAAGCGTAAGCCAAGTTCACTGCAACAGAGCTTCAATAAACCTGCTCAGGCGGTGAACCGTGATGTTGTGATCGGTGAAACCGTTACCGTTGCTGAACTGGCTAACAAAATGGCAGTTAAAGGCTCTCAGGTCATCAAAACGATGATGAAGCTGGGTGCGATGGCAACCATCAACCAGGTCATCGATCAGGAAACTGCACAACTCGTCGCGGAAGAGATGGGCCATAAGGTCATCCTGCGTCGTGAGAACGAACTGGAAGAAGCAGTAATGAGCGACCGTGATATGGGTGTCGCAGCGGAATCTCGTGCGCCGGTCGTGACCATCATGGGCCACGTTGACCACGGTAAAACCTCTCTGCTTGACTATATCCGTTCAACCAAGGTAGCAGCAGGTGAGGCGGGTGGTATTACCCAGCACATCGGTGCTTACCACGTTGAAACTGACAACGGTATGATTACGTTCCTGGATACACCGGGACACGCCGCGTTTACCGCAATGCGTGCTCGTGGTGCTCAGGCTACGGATATCGTGGTACTGGTTGTGGCGGCGGACGATGGCGTGATGCCTCAGACAATTGAAGCTATCCAGCATGCGAAAGCGGCTCAGGTTCCGGTTGTTGTCGCAGTAAACAAAATCGATAAGCCAGACGCCGATCCGGACCGTGTGAAAACCGAACTGTCTCAGTACGGTATCATGCCGGAAGAGTGGGGCGGTGAATCTCAGTTTGTCCACGTGTCTGCTAAAGCCGGTACGGGTATCGATGAACTGCTGGATGCGATTCTGTTGCAAGCCGAAGTTCTGGAGCTAAAAGCGGTTCGCAGCGGCATGGCAAACGGCGTAGTGATCGAATCCTTCCTGGATAAAGGTCGTGGCCCGGTTGCAACCGTACTGGTACGTGAAGGTACGCTGAATAAAGGCGACATCGTTCTGTGCGGCTTTGAATATGGCCGTGTTCGTGCGATGCGTGATGAGTTAGGCCGTGAAATTACGTTCGCAGGTCCTTCTATTCCGGTAGAAATTCTCGGTATGTCTGGTGTGCCTGCCGCAGGTGATGAAGCTACGGTGGTTCGTGACGAGAAGAAAGCGCGTGAAGTTGCCTTGTATCGTCAGGGTAAATTCCGTGAAGTTAAACTGGCTCGTCAGCAGAAATCTAAACTGGAAAACATGTTTGCCAACATGACAGAAGGTGAAGTTTCTGAACTGAACATCGTTCTGAAATCTGACGTACAGGGTTCTTGTGAAGCGATTTCCGATTCACTGCAGAAACTGTCTACTGATGAAGTGAAAGTGAAGATCGTCGGTTCCGGTGTGGGCGGTATCACGGAAACTGACGCTACGCTGGCAGCCGCATCGAATGCGATTATCCTTGGCTTTAACGTTCGTGCCGATGCATCAGCACGCCGTGTCGTTGAAGCGGAAAGCTTGGATCTACGTTATTACTCCGTCATCTATGATTTGATCGACGAAGTGAAACAGGCGATGAGCGGTATGCTGGCGCCGGAATATAAGCAAGAGATCATCGGCTTGGCCGAAGTGCGTGACGTCTTTAAATCACCGAAATTTGGCGCTATTGCTGGCTGTATGGTGACGGAAGGTATCGTTAAGCGTCACAACAAGATCCGTGTATTGCGTGACAACGTGGTGATCTACGAAGGCGAGCTGGAATCTCTGCGCCGCTTCAAAGATGACGTTAACGAAGTCCGTAACGGCATGGAATGTGGTATCGGCGTGAAGAACTACAACGACGTTCGCCCTGGCGATATGATCGAAGTCTTTGAAACGATTGAGATCAAACGTACGATCGCGTAA
- the rimP gene encoding ribosome maturation factor RimP — protein sequence MSTLEQKLTEMISAPVAALGYELVGIEFIRSRQSTLRIYIDSEDGITVDDCADVSHQVSAVLDVEDPITVAYNLEVSSPGLERPLFTAEHYLHFIGEEVTVVLRMAVQNRRKWLGVINAVDGEMITITVEGKDEVFALSNIQKANLVPHF from the coding sequence TTGTCCACATTAGAGCAAAAATTAACAGAGATGATTTCAGCGCCCGTGGCCGCATTAGGCTACGAATTAGTTGGGATTGAGTTCATCCGTAGCCGCCAATCGACGCTGCGTATCTATATTGATAGTGAAGATGGGATCACTGTTGATGATTGTGCTGATGTCAGCCACCAGGTCAGTGCGGTATTGGACGTAGAAGACCCAATCACTGTCGCTTATAACCTGGAAGTTTCGTCTCCAGGGCTCGAACGTCCCTTATTCACAGCAGAACACTATCTGCATTTCATCGGTGAAGAGGTGACAGTGGTGCTGCGTATGGCAGTCCAGAATCGCCGTAAATGGTTGGGTGTGATCAACGCTGTTGACGGCGAAATGATCACCATAACAGTGGAAGGCAAAGATGAAGTATTCGCGCTGAGCAACATTCAGAAAGCGAATCTTGTACCCCACTTTTAA
- the folP gene encoding dihydropteroate synthase, whose amino-acid sequence MQLVARDSTLDLSCPHVMGILNVTPDSFSDGGKHNKLDAALLHVQNMMTAGATLIDIGGESTRPGAAEVSTEEELERVVPVVEAIAKRFDVWISVDTSKPEVMTASALAGAHLINDIRALQEPGALEAAAATGLPVCLMHMQGMPRTMQHKPHYDDLLQDIGNFLQQQIERCVNANIPKSKLLLDPGFGFGKNLAHNYALLARLSELHRFELPLLVGMSRKSMIGQLLNVPPAQRVHGSVACAVIAAMQGAQIIRVHDVKETADAMRIVEATLSAKE is encoded by the coding sequence ATGCAACTGGTCGCCAGAGATTCAACGCTGGATCTTTCCTGCCCACACGTCATGGGTATTCTTAACGTCACGCCGGATTCTTTTTCCGATGGTGGCAAACACAATAAGCTTGATGCGGCACTACTTCATGTCCAGAACATGATGACCGCTGGCGCGACTCTGATCGATATTGGCGGTGAGTCAACGCGTCCCGGGGCGGCTGAGGTCAGTACGGAAGAAGAACTGGAACGTGTCGTGCCTGTGGTTGAAGCCATTGCTAAACGCTTTGACGTATGGATCTCAGTCGATACCTCAAAGCCGGAAGTAATGACAGCGTCAGCGTTGGCGGGCGCACACCTGATTAATGATATTCGTGCTTTGCAAGAGCCGGGTGCTCTGGAGGCAGCGGCGGCAACAGGTTTACCGGTGTGCCTGATGCATATGCAGGGTATGCCGAGAACCATGCAGCACAAGCCGCATTATGATGACCTGCTGCAGGATATCGGAAATTTCTTGCAACAACAGATAGAACGCTGTGTGAACGCCAATATTCCGAAAAGTAAGCTATTGCTGGATCCTGGGTTTGGATTCGGTAAGAATCTTGCTCATAATTATGCGCTTCTGGCTCGTTTGAGCGAGTTGCATCGCTTTGAACTGCCTCTCTTGGTTGGTATGTCGAGGAAATCCATGATTGGACAACTCCTTAATGTGCCGCCTGCGCAGCGTGTTCATGGCAGCGTCGCTTGTGCAGTTATAGCGGCGATGCAAGGAGCACAGATTATTCGCGTTCACGATGTTAAAGAAACGGCTGATGCTATGCGCATTGTTGAGGCTACCCTTTCTGCGAAGGAATAA
- the glmM gene encoding phosphoglucosamine mutase, giving the protein MSNRKYFGTDGIRGKVGDTPITPDFVLKLGWAAGKVLARHGSRKIIIGKDTRISGYMLESALEAGLAAAGLSASFTGPMPTPAVAYLTRTFRAEAGIVISASHNPYYDNGIKFFSIDGTKLPDEVEEAIEAELEKPLTCVESAELGKASRIVDAAGRYIEFCKGTFPSELSLNGLKIVVDCANGATYHIAPSVLRELGAKVIAIGCEPDGMNINEECGATDVRQLQARVLAEKADVGLAFDGDGDRLIMVDHLGNKVDGDQILYIIAREGLRQGQLRGGAVGTLMSNMGLEVALKQLGIPFARAKVGDRYVLEMLQAKGWRIGAENSGHVILLDKTTTGDGVIAGLQVLTAIVKNHMSLHDLCSGMKLFPQILVNVRFTGENDPLEDNNVQQITQDVEKELAGRGRVLLRKSGTEPLIRVMVEGEHEETVIALANRIADAVKAVG; this is encoded by the coding sequence ATGAGTAACCGCAAATATTTTGGTACCGATGGTATACGTGGCAAGGTTGGTGATACGCCGATTACACCTGATTTTGTACTTAAACTGGGCTGGGCTGCTGGGAAAGTACTTGCACGACATGGTTCGCGTAAAATTATTATCGGCAAAGATACCCGCATTTCTGGCTATATGCTGGAATCCGCGCTAGAAGCCGGGCTCGCAGCAGCGGGATTATCGGCTTCTTTTACCGGCCCGATGCCTACGCCTGCTGTTGCTTATCTTACCCGAACATTCCGAGCTGAAGCCGGTATCGTTATTTCTGCTTCTCATAACCCTTATTACGATAACGGTATTAAATTTTTCTCGATTGATGGCACCAAATTGCCGGATGAAGTAGAGGAAGCGATAGAAGCTGAACTGGAAAAGCCACTGACGTGTGTTGAGTCCGCAGAGTTAGGCAAAGCCAGCCGTATTGTTGATGCTGCTGGACGCTACATCGAATTTTGTAAGGGAACTTTCCCGAGTGAACTGAGCCTCAATGGCTTAAAGATTGTTGTCGATTGCGCCAATGGTGCTACCTATCATATCGCCCCAAGCGTATTGCGTGAGCTTGGGGCTAAAGTCATCGCGATTGGCTGTGAACCGGATGGGATGAATATCAATGAAGAATGCGGAGCGACGGACGTTAGGCAGCTACAGGCACGTGTGCTGGCTGAGAAAGCGGATGTTGGGCTGGCATTTGACGGCGATGGCGATCGGCTCATTATGGTCGACCATTTGGGCAATAAGGTCGATGGCGATCAGATTCTGTATATCATCGCCCGTGAAGGTCTACGCCAAGGGCAACTACGCGGCGGCGCAGTAGGTACCCTGATGAGCAACATGGGGCTTGAGGTTGCGTTAAAGCAACTGGGTATCCCGTTTGCTCGTGCTAAGGTGGGGGACCGCTATGTGCTAGAAATGCTGCAGGCAAAAGGGTGGCGCATTGGTGCGGAAAATTCCGGTCATGTAATTCTATTGGATAAAACCACGACGGGAGACGGTGTGATTGCTGGTTTGCAAGTACTTACCGCGATAGTGAAAAACCATATGAGCCTGCATGATCTATGCAGTGGTATGAAGTTATTTCCGCAGATCCTGGTCAATGTACGGTTTACGGGTGAAAACGATCCGCTGGAAGACAACAATGTGCAGCAGATTACGCAGGATGTGGAAAAAGAATTAGCCGGACGTGGGCGAGTATTGTTGCGAAAATCTGGTACTGAGCCACTTATTCGAGTCATGGTTGAGGGCGAACACGAAGAGACGGTGATTGCGTTGGCGAATCGTATTGCAGATGCCGTGAAAGCTGTCGGCTGA
- the secG gene encoding preprotein translocase subunit SecG, translating into MYEVLLVIFLLVSIGLVALIMLQQGKGADMGASFGAGASATLFGSSGSGNFMTRMTAILATLFFIISLILGNLSSLQKRGGTWDNLSQPEKAEQTTAPVTPSAPASDIPK; encoded by the coding sequence ATGTACGAAGTTCTATTAGTGATTTTCCTGTTAGTATCGATCGGGCTGGTTGCCTTGATCATGCTTCAGCAGGGTAAAGGTGCTGATATGGGAGCCTCGTTCGGAGCAGGTGCTTCTGCCACTTTGTTCGGTTCGAGCGGCTCTGGTAATTTCATGACCCGCATGACGGCGATACTGGCGACCCTGTTCTTCATTATCAGTCTCATTCTGGGGAACTTAAGTTCGCTGCAGAAGAGAGGCGGTACATGGGATAACCTGAGCCAGCCAGAAAAAGCGGAACAGACAACAGCGCCTGTTACGCCTTCAGCGCCGGCGAGTGACATTCCGAAGTAA
- the rpsO gene encoding 30S ribosomal protein S15, with protein sequence MSLSVEAKAKIVADFGRGTNDSGSTEVQVALLTAQINHLQGHFSEHKKDHHSRRGLLRMVSQRRKLLDYLKRKDVARYTSLIARLGLRR encoded by the coding sequence ATGTCTCTAAGTGTTGAAGCTAAAGCTAAAATCGTAGCAGACTTCGGTCGTGGCACTAACGATAGTGGTTCTACTGAAGTTCAGGTTGCTTTGCTGACTGCGCAGATCAACCATCTGCAAGGCCACTTTTCTGAGCACAAAAAAGATCACCACAGCCGTCGTGGTCTGCTGCGTATGGTTTCTCAGCGTCGTAAGCTGCTGGACTACCTGAAGCGTAAAGATGTAGCACGTTACACCAGCCTGATTGCACGTCTGGGTCTGCGTCGCTAA
- the truB gene encoding tRNA pseudouridine(55) synthase TruB: MSRPRRRGRDVHGVLLLDKPQGVSSNDVLQKVKRIFNANRAGHTGALDPLATGMLPICLGEATKFSQYLLDSDKRYRVIARLGQRTDTSDADGNVIEERAIGFSATDLEQALESFRGTTQQVPSMYSALKYQGRKLYEYARQGLTVPREAREITVYELQFIRWEGDELELEIHCSKGTYIRTIIDDLGEKLGCGAHVIYLRRLQVAKYPTERMVTLEQLSALVEQAQTQEHALSLTLDPLLMPMESPVIDFPEVNLPPVVAGYLKLGQAVQAANAPLNGMVRITEGDAHKFIGMGEIDDEGRVAPRRLVVEFPV; encoded by the coding sequence ATGAGTCGTCCTCGTCGCCGTGGCCGTGATGTACACGGCGTATTGTTATTAGATAAGCCGCAAGGCGTGTCGTCTAATGATGTTTTGCAGAAAGTAAAACGGATTTTTAACGCTAACAGAGCGGGCCATACGGGGGCGTTGGATCCATTAGCAACCGGTATGCTGCCGATTTGTCTTGGGGAAGCGACAAAGTTTTCCCAATATTTGCTGGATTCTGATAAACGCTACCGTGTCATTGCTCGCCTTGGGCAACGTACCGATACCTCTGATGCCGATGGCAACGTGATTGAAGAACGTGCGATTGGTTTTTCTGCTACGGATCTGGAGCAGGCGTTGGAGAGCTTTCGCGGCACCACGCAGCAAGTGCCATCCATGTACTCGGCGCTGAAATATCAGGGGCGCAAGCTGTATGAGTACGCACGTCAGGGGCTGACGGTTCCGCGTGAAGCACGTGAAATCACCGTTTATGAACTTCAGTTTATTCGCTGGGAAGGCGATGAGCTGGAGCTAGAGATTCACTGCTCGAAAGGGACGTACATTCGCACCATTATTGACGATCTAGGTGAAAAGCTGGGATGTGGCGCGCATGTGATTTACCTGCGTCGCTTGCAGGTTGCCAAGTACCCTACTGAAAGAATGGTGACGCTGGAGCAGCTATCGGCGTTGGTCGAGCAGGCTCAGACGCAAGAACATGCACTTTCTCTGACCCTTGACCCGCTACTGATGCCGATGGAAAGCCCGGTTATTGATTTCCCTGAAGTGAATTTGCCGCCCGTTGTTGCAGGCTATTTGAAGCTGGGGCAAGCCGTTCAGGCAGCGAATGCGCCGTTGAACGGCATGGTGAGAATCACCGAGGGCGACGCGCACAAATTTATCGGAATGGGTGAAATTGACGACGAGGGTCGCGTTGCGCCACGGCGTTTGGTCGTTGAGTTTCCGGTGTAA